CGTTTTATTTCAGCTCAACTATTCGACAATGATGATCTCAGAGGCATGATGGAAACAATTCTCCAGAatcaaaaattgaattttgccGAATTCTATGTTGTTACTAACCTTATTCCTCAACCACAACCATCGTCTCCACAACCCTCATGTCCATAACTACAACTACCGCCTCCACAACAGTTACCGTATAACAACATAGACCTTAATAATCCAGTATCTTCATACAACAACCTTGAATCACAAGACCCTTTTGACATTTATATTTCATACACACAAATGTTATCCGAGAACGATTCTTTTTTTCATGGCCAACAAACCTCCTTTGACCAACAAAACCATCCTTCATCCCCCTTTACGCCACCTTCACAACTAACACAAACGCAAACATCAAATTGAGATGAACATCTCATTGCTAACGAAGATCCCATTATACGATTTCATGAtgaaaacatggatgattttAGTGAGGATGAGGATCAACAGTTCTTTGATCACATCAATCACCAAAGCGATGACCAAAGTGATGACCAAACCAATGACGAGGGTGTTGGTAGACCAACGACACCTCCGTCACCTCCATTGCAATATCAGCAACCTAGGTGTCCAGTAGACTTGAACTTGACCACCTACCACACTGCATTGATCAACACCATTTTGTTCATCAGCAACACAATGTACAACCACCGGTCGATATACTCGAGGTTGGCATGACCTTCGATGACAAAGCACAATGTATTCAAGCAGTCAAAGAATACAACATcagaaatcattttgattgcaaaacAATTTACTCTAACCAGAGAAGGCTAAACTTCGTCTGCAAGTTACATGAAAATGGTTCTACATGGAGCTTGGGTGCATGCAATTCAAAGAGGCATGACAAATGGATTATCAAGAGTATCAGAGGTCATCATACTTGTCTCGTGCCGATGCTCAGACAAGATCATCGCCAACTCGACAAACACGTCATAGCACAGATCATCCAACCAATTGTCAAAACAAATCCAACCGTCTCCATCAAGACGTTGATTGTAGAGATCAAAACGTTCATGAATTATACCCCATCCTACAAGAAGACATGGTTAGCAAAACAAAGAGCATTGGAGATGATTCATAGAAACTGGGAAGAATCATATGCCAAACTGCCAAAACTTTTTAGAGCTTTGCAATCTTGTGTTCCCGGGACTGTGATCGCTGCTCAAACAGAATCCTTGTATGAGGGGGACGAAATAGTACCAGGCAAAAGATTGTTTAAACGTGTCTTTTGGTCATTTGGTCCATGCATTAATGGTTTTGCATATTGCAAACTCATAGTACAATTTGATGGTACATGGCTTTACGGGAAGTATACTGGCACATTGTTGATAGCTACCGTACAAGATGGAGCTAACCATATCTTCCCGATTGCCTACGCCATTGTAGAAGGGGAGACAACTTCAGCTTAGGGGttttttctaaagaatttgagaagacatgttactccgtaaattaacatttctcttaCTTCAAATCGACACCCCTCAATTATAAGTgcctacaacaacccaagtaactTATGGATCCAGAACACATCCCATTTCTTTTGCCTGCGCCACATTGCACAAAACTTTCTTCGCGGTAACTCAAACTGCAAACATTTAAAGAAACCACTAATGTTGGACGGtgagaatctattttatttattcgttATAATTTTCTtccaatcaaattttataacataatagattgattgaatatttacaGGTTATGCATACACCGAGAAGATGCACTAGCAACATCTTGGGGATATTCGTGCGAATAAGCCAAGTGCAGCTGAATGACTTGATCAATTAGCCAAACAAATATTGGTACAATGCTTCGATGAGGGGAAACGTTGGGGACATATGACTACCAATTTGTTGGAGTCTGTTAATTCTATGTTAAAAAATACAAGACATTTGTCGATGTCATCGTTGGTTGAGGAGACGTATTTCAAGACCGCACAACTCTTTGCTAATAGAGGTCAAAAATTTGCTGGGTAGTTGACCTTCTTATTTCGTTCATCCAAAATTCATCAAAAGTCATTCATTAAGTACATACTTTATCTTTAATTGAAACAGTATTTTCTCCGCTTAACGGGTAactttatatttgttttgttacCGATGGGAAAGACCTTCTCATCTTAAATTGTAAATTAAGACTATTGGGTTTGCACCAATCGAAACCATAAATTTGATACAAGATAGAAGAATGTAaagaatgtatatatataagttaagaTAGTGTGAATCAAGCAATGATCAACTCCGGCTCACAGTATTCTGAAGTCATCTTCGATGCAATGAATAATGGTCAACAAGAATCTAATACACATATTCTAAATGAATTCGACAGACCCAAtcacacttttattataatagAGACTCAATCCCCACTTGAAACACCCATATCACCTGGAAGGTTTAGAGTAATGTTACAATCCCAAAAGTGTGATTGTGGTGAATATCAGGCTAAACACTTACCGTGTTCTCACGTCATGGCTACCTGTAAATCTGTCAATGTTGATCCCATGACCTATGTGTCGATGTTATTCACTTTACAACACATTTTGCACATCTACGACAACTCCTTTGGTTTATTGCCACACGAATCAATATGGCAAGAATATGAAGGAGATCAAAGGGGTCTTGATCTAAGGAGAAAGAGGACTGCAAAGGGTCATCACGTTTTAATTTGCATTCCTACTGAGATGGACGAAGACGAAAATGAACAAgcaagtagaaaaaaatgtggACTTTGTCGGCAACATGATCATAGCAGAAACAATTGTCCTAATATATCCTCATCTTAAGTTTTTCCTTAAccaaatgtgattgtttaaatattttattgataatgtagTATAATgttcttatataaataaattgttaaaagctttagttttatcatttttaattaaatttaataacataaacaaactaattatatttagtaaaataactaaattaaaaattttaaaattcagattattatacaaaataaatatttactaaaataaatatattattatacaaaattcagattttaaaacatatattcatccaaaaaatatcttaaataatttaaataatgtaacaaaaatattagatttaatgatatcattttcttaataacaaaattaatttaataagtaaataattttaaaatcaattaaaaataattttatataatataatatttaattttaataatatttaaatttatatataaaaaaaagatgaagaagggAAGTCGGGGTGGCAAAACCCGACACCTGTGAAGCACAAAAAAGTGGTgtagtttgaaatttttttctcaaactaGTGTATAATGGGTATATAGATGAGAGAGAAGGTGCACTGCAGTAAAAAAAACCacgcaagaaaaaaataaaataggtaaCAGTGAGGAGTTAAATGAGAAACTTCAATGTATAAACAATATTGTCTAGATTGACAAAGACAAGCGATTTCTCATATCTAGTTCGGTACACCCAGCACTCACAGCCACTTATTGGGATATTACTATCAGCAGCAAGTTATTCAAAGGGTAACTGGCTAAGGATTCAAGTTCAAGGGAGACAGTTACAGCCAAATATCTTTCAAACTTTAAATGATACTAGTGTTGTACTCTCACAAAagagtaattttcaattgaacatGACATTTACAAAATGATTGGAATCAAAATTTGCTCTGGAGTGTTGATAACGTTATGGTTGACATAAACAAGACTGTATGGAAACATTGGCCAACATCAAAAGGGCCAGGCTTGGAAATGTAAGAAGACATGTCCATGTCATTCGCTCACTATGGTTTTTGCCAACTCCTAGTGCTACAAGTGGAAGACAGGGCAGAGTAGAGGGTTGAAAAAGACATTTCATTGTGTTAAAATGCAAAATATGTTGCTGTGTTGTGTGATGAAAGGATGTTGTTACCTCAGTTCTGTCTGCATTTTGCAACTGCAACATGTTGAATGAGTCAACTACACATATCAAAGCTACAATTCTGTTTTCTTAGCCTTGGTCTTGCCCTCTTTCTGTGGAAATTCTAGGCATGCTGCCATTTTCTAAACCCAATTTCTAACCAACCCCAAGGATAAATGATAGTATCCAGAAAAAAGTTGTTACCAAATAGTCAAGCCCAAAAGGCATGAGCTAAGAAGAACTCTTATCatattcaaatttaagaaaTGCTTGCAACACActcttttttaatacatttttctaCTATTTAGTAAAATCTATTGTATAACACAAAAATGAGTCCCACTTGTTTAATGAGTTCCACTCATTATTTTGTACTACCTCCTTCTAATATCTTTAAATGTTTAAGGTTAATGTATATggattaagaaatatttaatagatGCAAATTTAGACAACAAAGCTCTTATTTAACATTGAATTAGTATTATATTACAAACTATCAAGTGAGATTAGCTCAATTGATTGAACAAAATGCGTAAGAATAGACTATTACACATTATCCTTAATAGTGTCTTTAATTCCTACggaccaaaaaaattatattacaaaCTTCTACTTATCTCAACTATAATAGTTATTAAATAGGGACATAattgagaaaaaattaattaggctttaaaatttcaaaacatcaattattttgggataaaaaagaaaagactaGAACATCGACATATATAAATAGAAGGTTgtagattttaataaattttaatcaataagataataatataaagttgACTTGGTTGTTGGGAATGAGGACTTAAGGGTGAAGGGAGAGGTTGTGAATTAAAATTTTTCCCGgtaatatttctaataaaactaaaaagctaacatttgtccataaaaaaaaaaaagtatattgatAGTACTTTTGAGATTTTGGTAAGTCACCAATGTTTATCCGATTCAGCAAGGTTTGTCTAAATAGCACACCCGTGAAGTTAGTTAATCATGTAAAGTCAAAATCAGCAATGGGAACCCATAGAATAAACGCTCCCTTGCTGAATAATTCTCATCTCAACTTCATTCTGAAATATCTAAATGCGAATTTTGGACCCACATGTTATCTTGTTGAATTGCCCATCTAGTGTTTCAACTGACTGCTTACCTTCTGTATCCGTACTTGGACCTTTTCTGATTCAAAAAGTCACAAAgtatttaaatgaaattaatgatgTTTGGTgctccatatatatataaatcatatatGCACAGAAAAGTAAATGAGTAGTTGAGATTTTATCAGCTTTAAACCCATTCCAAATACTTCTCAACCACTTATTTAGTGATTGTGAAGGCTACGTCAATTACTTTCTTATtgtgcattttttatttctaacatACAAACTATCTACAGCTGAAAATAAACTATACACACAAAATCTAAAGATGGGAATTTTCAAAACACTCATCAGAAACTGAAAACTTATCATAAATAGTTTTTGATACACccaatcaaacaaaaatatatttaatacaatcACGCAAGAGAAAAATAACTCTATACATGTGATACTAGTTTCCTCTCCAATCTGATAACTCTTTATTCCTTACGGGCGATATGTGACTAGCAAAACCAAGGTTGTAGAGTCTATAATGACCTCGCTATTTTGTATGTTTTAAGTGCTGAACTTCTGCTCAGTGGTGCTTGCTGTGGCCTGCATCATTTAGTAACACCAGTGTAAATCATTGCTTATATCACGAAAATTCTGTAGTTCTAATTTTTGCTCACCCTTAAAAACACTTCTCAAATTGGAGAAATTCCTTCTATGTTCATTCcttctatttattaattaaattaaaaaaaagttgatctTATTTGCTACCAATTAAAAAGTTTTGATGGGATAAACTTGTTCATAAATACTTATATGAAGATGAAATACATTGAACTtcttcataagttaaaatcaacttatgcacctTAACTTCAAGTCAAACATAAAGAGCTTTTATGAAAATGAAGTGCATaacttgattttaacttatggaaGAAGGtcaattcattttactttcttattttttttctcttcctataaGTGATTACGGAGAAATTTATCCAGACAGGACACAAGTCTATTTCTACTCTTCCAAAATGAATAGAGAGAAATGCTCTTCTGGCACACACACATACACCTGCAGGAACCTTCTCAATATGATTGGGACTAGAGACAGTTTAAAGAAAATCTAGTAAGTGAGGGACAAGAGATTACACTGACCCCAACTGATGTTACAAAATTGCAAACTGCACATTTCACGGATCTTGCTCCATATTGGTACGCGAGTAGCATCCTGCAGTTGCCACAGTTGACATGTGCCACCTGATTTGCTGTCACAAATACACACCTGATGCTTATTGCTTACCCCCAAAATAGGGACTTGAAATCACAATCACTTAGCTCACAAGAGACATGTCTTAAAGTCTGTCCATCATGCACGCGTGCGCACACACACAACACAATTCCTTAAACCTCAGAGAGACAATTAATAGTACAATACCTTCCAAAGCTAGATTGACAGTGTGACAACAAGAACATTGCACACTTGTCGCGCCCCGGATGTACATGAGTAAAGTATGGCAACCTCCACATACTAACTGGGCCATTTCTGTGCCTGTCACACACGAGTGTTTCTGATTTATCTGCCTCATGATCAGTTGATTTGAAATCACAGGTAGAAATTGAACTTTCAAATAACCTACACAATTATATAGTGAGGAGAAAAAACTGCATCATACCAGGAGGTGGTACTGCTGTGACAGCATTGCAAACAGCACAGCACACAGAGGTGGCTCCAACTGGGAACACTAGAAGGTTTCTGCACCCAGAACAGACAAGTTGACTCTGTACACCTAGCAgtcatgaaataattttaagtatCAAATAAATGGCCATAACATGCTAAAGGTTCTAGCATTCAATATCTTAAAAATTGGTTCAATTTTCAAATGTTAAGCCAGACCGGATGAGAAATTGGACAATTTCAAAACCATATCACCAGCTATCTCAAATCCACACTCCACCCAAATCAGAGTCTGAAAGGAATCTCACTCAAAAATCTTCCATCTCCAATTCACCGTTTCTCCTTTTAGCCAATCAGAAAGTGGAAttgtttagttttgtttttagtcaTGTCAGCTTTGCATTCAGTTTTAGAATTTTGTCCAAATGATGAAAAAGAACCAAGAATTCAAATCTCCAACCATTTCATCACCACAAAGCAATGAGATTCTTTTTGATTCTTAAGAATCAAAGATAGACACCAAGGGATTTGCAACAACTCACACATCATGCTCAACCAACTAAGCTAGACCCCTTTGGAACCGTAAAGCAATGAGATGATGGCAAGATTTCTTGGCAATCaatagagaagagagaaaggcAGATATGATACCATTAGCTGGTGGTGTATATGGAGCTGGTGGTGTTGGGTATGGGGCAAGTGGAACTGGCATTATAAAGGGCTAAAAAATGTTGTTATCTTTCTCTGCCAAACTCTACACAGAGAACAAAGCACTTTCTCCCATTTTTTTCAGCTCCTGGAAAATAAGCAAATTAAAGTAAAGGCACAATCTGGGAGGAAAAAGAAAGTGATGCACATGGTGATGGAACAGAAAGGCATGAACATGAAGTAGAGTGAGAAGGAAACCCGTGAAGAAGAGGGTGCCAGCAAATCAAATGGTAAAGCAGATGATAAAGTAAGAGTCAAAATGAGTTGCTTCTTCCCCTTATGAATGAAACTAAAGGGGAGGATTCCAGAAGGAATAAGAAAGACTAAGAGTTAAGGCCTTTCAGTGGAAGTTGTATTTATGTAATGTGGAAGGGGAAAATACATTAGATTATAACATGTCCTGTGATAACTTGCCAGTTGCTGCTGACTAagtagagagagaaataaaagggaaggaAAAGAATATAAGTGGACACTAGAAAGAAATAAGATTTAGAAAAGATTtggatatatattataatagcATGGTCTAAGACCGGTGCTTAAATTACTTTGTCATTTTTTGTCTTCAAATTTGGACTCTTCCAATGTTCCGAAAATTGACCTAGTGGAAATATtgagttaaagaatcaattattaaattattggaTCACTTATTAAACGATTGACTTggaatatacattttttttattaaattgaatagtgtttgaaaataaattatcaagagGGTGTAGTATCAGAATAATTTACATGacaaaagttattttttgaaaCCTAAGTCACCTTAAGTAGTATCTccaaattttaatcattttcaaCTTCCTGCATcgattatatatatagttattgtAGAAAATACATTGTACATGAATTGtatgtataattaatataaaaagtaaaaaatgactAAGACTTAGAAGTATCATTTAGGATCATTCCTCTCATTACATGACATACAAGCATACCAAAATAATCCCTAACATGTAAATGATTCTCACACTACACTTTtgggtaaattattttttgttttaacccACTTTGGTTAAAAAGTCCTgtatacatattaaaaattatattcataataattcatactttaaattcaaaatcattgtcatcatcaaactataaatattatataatgattaattattataaattattttgttagatattatcattaaattattaagaaaacttttgttatttttcacaTCTAAGTACAAAAGTTATCGGGTGACTATGAGTAAATATGGTGAAGTTGTATaaagcaaataaatattaaatcatataAAGATCAAGATgataattagttattatatattgttattaagatcaaaataatattataggagtatattatatgttattcaacaattaattattaataatttatcatgtttttttatgtcataatttaatttattttaatgtaaataatttttt
This genomic interval from Glycine max cultivar Williams 82 chromosome 5, Glycine_max_v4.0, whole genome shotgun sequence contains the following:
- the LOC100306356 gene encoding protein LOL1-like isoform X2, which translates into the protein MPVPLAPYPTPPAPYTPPANGVQSQLVCSGCRNLLVFPVGATSVCCAVCNAVTAVPPPETLVCDRHRNGPVSMWRLPYFTHVHPGRDKCAMFLLSHCQSSFGSKSGGTCQLWQLQDATRVPIWSKIREMCSLQFCNISWGHSKHH
- the LOC100306356 gene encoding Protein LOL1-like, with product MPVPLAPYPTPPAPYTPPANGVQSQLVCSGCRNLLVFPVGATSVCCAVCNAVTAVPPPGTEMAQLVCGGCHTLLMYIRGATSVQCSCCHTVNLALEANQVAHVNCGNCRMLLAYQYGARSVKCAVCNFVTSVGATASTTEQKFST
- the LOC100306356 gene encoding protein LOL1-like isoform X1 gives rise to the protein MPVPLAPYPTPPAPYTPPANGVQSQLVCSGCRNLLVFPVGATSVCCAVCNAVTAVPPPDKSETLVCDRHRNGPVSMWRLPYFTHVHPGRDKCAMFLLSHCQSSFGSKSGGTCQLWQLQDATRVPIWSKIREMCSLQFCNISWGHSKHH
- the LOC121174861 gene encoding uncharacterized protein → MTFDDKAQCIQAVKEYNIRNHFDCKTIYSNQRRLNFVCKLHENGSTWSLGACNSKRHDKWIIKSIRGHHTCLVPMLRQDHRQLDKHVIAQIIQPIVKTNPTVSIKTLIVEIKTFMNYTPSYKKTWLAKQRALEMIHRNWEESYAKLPKLFRALQSCVPGTVIAAQTESLYEGDEIVPGKRLFKRVFWSFGPCINGFAYCKLIVQFDGTWLYGKYTGTLLIATVQDGANHIFPIAYAIVEGETTSA